Within Metabacillus sp. KUDC1714, the genomic segment GTTATTTATGTTTATTCTCGTTGAGGGTGGAGTCCGATATGAATGGGTATCAATGCCAATCTTTTTATTAGGTGGTTTAGCTCTGTTTAGCTTAATTGGATTTGTTTTATATGAGCGAAAGGTAGAGGAACCAATGATGCCTTTTGAACTCTGGAGTGAACGGTCGATTTTAATTGCAAACCTTACCTCATTAACAACTGGTGTAATATTAATCGGCCTTTCAACCTTTTTACCTACTTTTGTACAAGGTGTTATGGAGGAAAAACCGATCGTAGCAGGCTTAACATTAACAACAATGTCAATTGGTTGGCCTATTGCCGCGATGATATCAGGACGATCTATCTTATCAATAGGTTTTCGAACGACCTCTATATTAGGTGGAATCTCATTAATTTGCGGAAGTATTATCTTTGTCATGCTCTCAGGAAGCGGTAGCCCACTTTTTGCTGCTTCTGGTTCATTTTTAATTGGGATTGGAATGGGCTTAACCACAACAGCTTTTATTGTATCAATACAAAGTACAGTCGCTTGGAATAAAAGAGGTGTGGCTACAGCAACAAATATGTTTATGAGAAATGTCGGGAGTACAATTGGTGCAGCATTACTAGGAGGAATATTAAACAGCAGGCTTCTTAGCTATTTATCAAGTCATGATGCTGGTGAAGAAATGAACCTGGATTCTGCAACAACCTTACTTAATAATAGCGAGCGTAGTAGTTTAAATGATGAATCAAGGCAGCTGCTCAAGCAGGGTCTTGAGTATGCATTGCATGATGTTTATTGGGTTGTTTTTAGTTTTGCACTATTAAGTTTTATACTGATCCTGTTTTTACCGAAGAAAGAAAAGGCTGATATATAAAATTAGCCTTTTTTCTTTGAGATTAAACTGTAAGGATTGATTCTCTGATGGAAGTTACATTTTATATATATTCTAGAAATTCAATTCGATTTAAAAAAGGATCGAAGCATGAAAAACGGCTTACACCTGGAATAGGTATTTCTTCTTTTATAGTAACATTGTTTTCTTCAAAATAGCGTCTAGTTGCTTCAATATCACTTACGATAAAGGCTGGATGACGTTTGCTTTTTGACTTTTCTATTTTTTCAACCCCAATATGGACAGATATTGTACCAGCCTTACACCAAAAACCACCATTTTTCTTTAAGTTTTCAGGCTTTTCGATTTCAGTGAATTGGAGCAGATCAAGATAAAAGTGACGTGCAATTGACTCCTCACCAATGGGGACACAAATCTGAATATGGTCTAGCCCAATGATTTCTATACTCATGAAAATCCCTCCCATTTTTGAACATTATTATTTACAAAACAAACCTTTATCCTTATCATACATTGTAAAAGGTCATAAAAAAATTAATAAAAATTATATAAAGCATATAAGTAAAACTTATTAAAAAGCAGGTGTATAGGTATGCAAACGTCCGAACTTCGTATGTTGGTCGTTTTATCAGAGGAAATGAATATGAGAAAAGCGTCTGAACGTTTATTTGTTTCACAGCCAGCTTTATCACAGCGCTTACAAACAATAGAGAAATCATGGGGATTCCAAATTTTTATTCGCTCACAAAAGGGTCTTACATTAACACCGGCGGGAGAAAAGGTTATTTCATTTGCTCGTGAGGTTGTAAATAAAGAAGAAATGCTTAGAGAACAAATTTCTGAATTAGAGGGTGAGGTACATGGAACATTAAAGCTTGCTGTTGCATCAATTATAGGTCAGCATTGGTTGCCAGAAGTACTAAAAAAATATGTTAATAAATATCCTCATGCAAAAATATCACTAATTACGGGGTGGAGTAGCGAAATTTTAAAAAGTATGTTTGAAGATCATGTTCATATTGGAATAATCAGAGGAAATCCAGAATGGAAAGGGATTAAAGAACACCTTCTCACTGACACACTATACTTAGTCGATACTGAGATTAGTAAAATAGAGGATGTTTTACATACAGAAAGGCCATTTATTCAATTTAAAAGTGACTCAACCTATTATCAAGAAATTCAAGACTGGTGGCATAATCAATTCCAAACTTCCCCAAAGCGGACAATTGTTGTTGATCAAATTGAAACGTGTAAACAAATGGCGTTCAATGGGATAGGCTATGCGATCTTACCTTCTGTAACATTAAAGGAGGATGAACAAGATGTTTTCAAAATTCCATTACTTGATGAGAATAACAAACCGATAGAACGAGATACTTGGCTACTTGGAATTGAATCGTCGTTTGAATTGAAACAGGTTAAAGCATTTTTAGACATTGTCAAAGAGCATAAATAGATATTAGGATTAATATGTTTAAAAATTCTAAAATTCATTGCTTGTCAAGTGTATGATCCTTTGATACAGTAAGGAATGATTAATATTTAGTATAAGGAGGAAACATACATATGAAAATGATGGATGCAAATGAGATTATCTCATTTATACAAAACAGTACAAAATCTACACCTGTAAAGGTTTATGTAAAAGGAAACCTAGAAGGTATTAACTTTGGAGAGTCAGCACAAACGTTTATAACAGGGAACTCTGGTGTAGTGTTTGGTGAGTGGGCTGAAATTCAAGATGCAATTGAAACGAATAAAGCAATGATCGAAGATTATGTGGTTGAAAATGATCGTCGTAATTCTGCGATTCCATTACTTGACCTTAAAAATATAAAAGCACGCATTGAGCCTGGTGCGATTATTCGTGATCAAGTTGAAATTGGGGATAATGCAGTTATTATGATGGGTGCTTCAATTAATATTGGTTCAGTAATTGGCGAAGGTACAATGATTGATATGAATGCTACTCTTGGTGGACGAGCTACAGTTGGTAAGAATTGTCACGTTGGTGCTGGATCTGTTTTAGCTGGCGTAATTGAGCCACCTTCTGCAAAACCTGTTGTAATCGAAGATGATGTAATGATTGGTGCTAACGTAGTAGTTCTTGAAGGAGTTACAGTAGGTAAAGGTGCTGTAGTAGGTGCAGGTTCAATTGTTACGAAAGATGTAGAACCTTATACAGTTGTTTATGGAGCACCGGCACGAAAAATTAAAGATATTGATGATAAAACAAAATCAAAAACAGAAATTATGCAAGAGTTAAGACAACTATAATACCAAAGGCGTGGATGGAAATCCACGCCTTCTGTATACGGCGGTGATAGTATGATAAAAGAAAAACTAGGTCAAATTCGTCGAGATCTTCATCGAATACCTGAAATTGGGTTTCAAGAATTTAAAACACAACAATATTTATTAAATGTCTTAAGCCAATTTCCTAATGAAAGAATTGAAATCAAGACGTGGAAAACAGGAATATTTGTTTTAGTGAACGGGATAAATCCAACGAAAACGATTGGGTATCGAGCTGATATTGATGGATTGCCAA encodes:
- a CDS encoding MDR family MFS transporter: MGQAMVHKDSKVRSSKTKRPYVLATVMLAMFMAAIEATIVATAMPAVVAELGDFSLYSWVFSSYLLMNAVTVLIYGKLSDLFGRKPVLTIGIIIFLIGSILCGLASTMEWLIVARFVQGFGAGAVMPIASTIVGDIYTKEERAKIQGYLSSVWGISAIMGPAIGGLLVEFVSWRFVFWINIPLGILAIIGLYLFLHEEIEKRKPQIDYIGAILLTLSVTLFMFILVEGGVRYEWVSMPIFLLGGLALFSLIGFVLYERKVEEPMMPFELWSERSILIANLTSLTTGVILIGLSTFLPTFVQGVMEEKPIVAGLTLTTMSIGWPIAAMISGRSILSIGFRTTSILGGISLICGSIIFVMLSGSGSPLFAASGSFLIGIGMGLTTTAFIVSIQSTVAWNKRGVATATNMFMRNVGSTIGAALLGGILNSRLLSYLSSHDAGEEMNLDSATTLLNNSERSSLNDESRQLLKQGLEYALHDVYWVVFSFALLSFILILFLPKKEKADI
- a CDS encoding VOC family protein, with protein sequence MSIEIIGLDHIQICVPIGEESIARHFYLDLLQFTEIEKPENLKKNGGFWCKAGTISVHIGVEKIEKSKSKRHPAFIVSDIEATRRYFEENNVTIKEEIPIPGVSRFSCFDPFLNRIEFLEYI
- a CDS encoding LysR family transcriptional regulator, producing MQTSELRMLVVLSEEMNMRKASERLFVSQPALSQRLQTIEKSWGFQIFIRSQKGLTLTPAGEKVISFAREVVNKEEMLREQISELEGEVHGTLKLAVASIIGQHWLPEVLKKYVNKYPHAKISLITGWSSEILKSMFEDHVHIGIIRGNPEWKGIKEHLLTDTLYLVDTEISKIEDVLHTERPFIQFKSDSTYYQEIQDWWHNQFQTSPKRTIVVDQIETCKQMAFNGIGYAILPSVTLKEDEQDVFKIPLLDENNKPIERDTWLLGIESSFELKQVKAFLDIVKEHK
- the dapD gene encoding 2,3,4,5-tetrahydropyridine-2,6-dicarboxylate N-acetyltransferase yields the protein MKMMDANEIISFIQNSTKSTPVKVYVKGNLEGINFGESAQTFITGNSGVVFGEWAEIQDAIETNKAMIEDYVVENDRRNSAIPLLDLKNIKARIEPGAIIRDQVEIGDNAVIMMGASINIGSVIGEGTMIDMNATLGGRATVGKNCHVGAGSVLAGVIEPPSAKPVVIEDDVMIGANVVVLEGVTVGKGAVVGAGSIVTKDVEPYTVVYGAPARKIKDIDDKTKSKTEIMQELRQL